The Glycine soja cultivar W05 chromosome 6, ASM419377v2, whole genome shotgun sequence genome has a window encoding:
- the LOC114416487 gene encoding uncharacterized protein LOC114416487, whose translation MANHWLRPEVYPLFAAVGAAVGICGFQLVRNICINPEVRVNKEGRKAGVLENFAEGEKYAEHFLRKYVRNRTPEIMPSINSFFADPSRN comes from the exons ATGGCAAACCACTGGCTCAGACCCGAG gTGTATCCACTGTTCGCTGCGGTTGGTGCCGCTGTTGGGATCTGTGGATTCCAATTGGTTCGTAATATCTGCATCAACCCTGAAGTCag GGTGAACAAGGAGGGAAGAAAGGCAGGAGTGTTGGAGAACTTTGCTGAGGGAGAGAAGTATGCTGAGCATTTCCTGAGGAAGTATGTGCGCAACAGAACTCCTGAGATTATGCCCTCCATCAACAGCTTCTTTGCTGACCCAAGTCGCAACTAA